The following nucleotide sequence is from Mangifera indica cultivar Alphonso chromosome 17, CATAS_Mindica_2.1, whole genome shotgun sequence.
CATGCATGCTTAAGCATGTCTCATGAGATATTTACTTAATTTACTGACACTCTCAATGATTATAAGCACCTGCTTGGCTCCtccaaggaaaaaaataaatgaatccCAATAGATACAAGAATTATTTAGGCAGAGTCTCAACTTGGGCTCATAGAAACCAGAGGTTAAATCCAGGCTTCTGCAATGTTACAATTTTTGGACCATACATGAAATCttgatataaaacaacaaacaTATAGCTCATGTATCATAGGGAATGCATGATGCCTTGGGCAGAGATGAACCTAAGATCAAATGCAAATTGCAAAATGAAAGGGGAAAAAGTAGGAAGTACCTCTTCAGCAAACTTTATCAAGATGGTTGTCCGCGGCCGTTGTTGTCCCTCCACAGGTACAAAGTGTGCTGTTACTACAGCAGGAAAGCCAGCACCATCCAAAACACccttcaataataataaaataaaaaaatacccaTAAGAGCTTTCATCTACCGGTTGACTGGACAATATATATGATCAATATGCCTGCTTACCCTTACTATTCCAGCAACAAATGCTCCACAATTAAATGTACCCATATCTTTTGGGATTGAAATAAACCTACAACAATCGAAGAACAATAATAGATCATCCATCAGACTTTAAAGGCAAAAAGATACAGTAAGTTGTAAAATTAGTATAATGATCAAAAGAAATAAGCATATGAAGACCTGTTCACAAGAAGTTCCTTCTCACTGATCATATATTCGTCTTCATGTTCAGTACCTTTCTCAAGTGAGTCAGCCACCTATTAAGGTAAGAATTAGTAAGAAAAACACCCCagattttaattatctttcataGGATAAGCAATTCCAAGTATTTACAGAACTTACTGAACTGTCAGCTATTACGTCCCACAAACACTGATGGCTTGTAAAATTGCTTACCTTTCCAAATAAGACCTTCCACACAGTGCTGTGTACAAAAGACAAAATACCCAACAACCGAGTCTCCCTTCTGTTTCCCTGTggcataaaaatataaataaacaaacagcAATAACTATAGCACTTTGGTTAATGCCATGAATTGTTAAATTCACCGAAAAAAACTCACATGCATAGATACATTggcaaaaaacaaacaaaaataaacttcTATGATTTAAAAACACTAGGCTTATAATTTGAGAAAATGTATTAGTGCAAGGTTTCAGATGTTCTAcacattatcataataattgtACAttgaaaaaactctcaaaaCATAGAAAGCTAGCAACCAATGCAAGTCACAAGTTATAGCATAACAGACTGATATTTCCATGGAATATATCATGAGGATATTAAAATTCCTTGCCAATTTCTTACAAGAAACCCAGAGACCCCATCCATTTATGTGAAATTCAAGAATCACAAGATATATTCAGGCACCAGAGAATGGAACCCAAAAGAATACAACTAGAACACAAGACAACAAATCAAGGTAACTTTAACCTCAGAAAGAATCTTCAGAGTGGCAGTCAaccacaaataaaataaatatttaaaaacctCACCAGCAAAAAGATTCTACAAGTTTAAACATATATCGCATTGAAGTTACAATGGTTGTGAATAGCATAAATGCCTTTTTCATATAATGCCACTAAATCTAAGCTTCACTCATAAATAAACTTTCCAATCATAGTATGTGATAAAAATTAGTCCTCAATGTTCATTACACAATCAATGGAACCATTACAACCTTACAggtaaagaaagaaattaaaaggtCCATCATAAGCTAATTTCATCATTGGCTCATTTAGCAAATCAACATCAAAGCAACGGCAATATGCAACAAAGAATGGAAAACTTTCAACAACATTTTTATGATGCTTGGAATTATGTGGACATTGAAAACAGAAATGTAATGTCACACATATTCACACCTTCTCCCTGTGGCAGAGAAGTTCTAGAACTCGAGCTCCAACAGCATAACCTGCATCCTCCAACCTGCAACATTGGATAAATCTGATAACTGAAACAGTAAAACCACAAACAACGACTGATGAATCAACTTGCACATATTGACTCCAAGTCGAACCAAGGAATCTATAATTTCCGAGTAAGATCAAAACTTACCTTCGCTCTAACTCTGCAATATTGTCGACTTGGGTTTGATTGTACTGAACAAGCTCCGAGAACAAAAATGCATATGCACTCAAACTTACCTAGCGACCATCAGaattttgaacaaattaaaaaaaaaatcgaaatttaaccccaaaatttaaatgtttagcACATGTTACCCCTCAATTTGCCTaatcatcaattcaaatatGGCAAAATCAAATATCTAAGTACCAGAAGATCAAAGTAAATAGTTCCATAAAACCATGTGAAATGCGGTTAAGATCTGAATtacaaataaagtaaaagagGAATCAAAATCCTGAGCGAGAAAGAGTACCTCTTGCTTGCCTTTGCTGAGAGGTTTGTCGAGAATGTTAGAATACTGCTTGATCTTACCTACTCCGATCATGTTTTCCTCTGTGATTTTCTTTCGTTTTCTCCCACTTTCTCGCTCACTTTCTCTGAGTATACGAATCGAACCGAAGAGATAAACTTTTGTAGAACTGCGTCGGGTCGGGTTTTGTTTGCAATGCACCACTACAGAACCCGGTCCAGCCGATTACCTCTATAACCCCAATATTTTGGAAATTTAGGGACCCCAagtgttttataaaataaaatgttaaccCCATTTGTTAGAATTAATGTTCAAAAGGGTATTATTGTCTTTTTCAATTATGAgcataaaaacaataaaaataaaatttggaaacccaAATCAAATGTAAAACCTTTGATTTTGAAACCTCCATATGTTATTTAAGGGCTTTAAAGCCTTATATAATAACTCATTCTATAACTGATTTGATAATTACTcgattatataaaaatataattaaacttgagtttaagaAAGGATTAACTTACTCAAGCTTAGCtcgaaaaataatttaaacttcttaatttttagataactttttaaaccatacaattttatatatttatcaattatctctCATAATCAaggttgaaaaataaaattttaagatattaggtgtaaaattaaaaacttttaaaaatgtattgatattttattcaaatagcgagtttgaatttgactgaATAGTAACTGAGGTGAACTCAACTTGATTTTTGCTCCTATTGCAACCATGTGAGGGTCTTAAGTTTAATCGCATTGAGTTAGACACAAAATTATTAAGCAGTAAAAGTTTCTAGTTAGGTACTAGAGTGTCAATTTGAGCAATAACTTGTACAAGGAAATTATAGTTATCAAATATTACTATAGcttgtttattattaatttcgaTTTTCATATTGTGTTTTGTTCAATAAAATAGATGTGAAGAGAAAATAATACCATTTcgttgtattttatttttgttcaaaaagACATAAAGGATGAATGAATTTAGGTTCTTATTTGAGTATAAATAGTTCATTTTTGTGTTTTACAATTATCTGAGAGTGTTTCTTGACAAGTGAAATGATCGAATGTGGGAGATGatctttattttaatcaaattaataaaattatatatatatatattaatttataaataaatatatagatgatatgttattatatgattaagtaattttaaaataagaatatgaTAACACTCAATCTTATAATAACGTATCATCTGTATActaatttgtgtatttaaaagtatacagtataatattattttaatcaaatatggTATACAATCCTCATTTCAAAACATATGAGGGCTATTGTAGATGACCAAAACTTAAGGAGTTCCAACGTAGAGAACCCTTACCTAGACCTAGTTGTAAATTAAAtacccacccaaactttgaacACTTTCCACcctataagtttgaaaaatccatGTCACACCCGTCTCGTTATAAAACCTCATAAAACTCGAAAActtgaaaaactaaaacaaattataaatacaacACCATTTCATTTCGCAAAAAGGCTCAAAACCCTTCTACTCTCCTATTGTACTCCAACTCATCtctcctctttctttctttcatctttaatAATGGAAGACGACGACGAGTTCGGAGATCTCTACACCGACGTCCTCCAGAAGTTCTCCGTTCCGCAGACCCGCGGTAATTCCCCTGTGCCCGCGCCTTCCTCCTCTCTCCCCGCTCCGATCGACCTTAACCTCAAATCTGATCTTAACCCATATTCATCTTACCCTAATTCCGCTCCTAACGATTCATCCGTGGCCAGGGCGCAGCTCAAGGAAGTTCACGCGCCGGCACGCGCTGGGGATGTGAACGTTGCTGGTGGAGGTGATGAGTTGGCGGAGAACGATGTGAAATTCGATATCGAGGAGGGGACTAACGGGGTTGGGGTTTTGAATGATGACGTGGAGGTGATCCCCGGGCTTGGGAGCGAGGTGGGTGTGAGAGCGGAGAAGAACGAGAGTGGGAAGAGAAACGGTGACGTGGCGGCAGGAGAGGAAGAAGATTGGGATAGTGACAGTGAAGACGATTTGCAGATAGTTTTGAATGATGAGAATCACCGGCCGATGCTGATCGATGAAGGTGctggtgatgatgatgacgatgagGACGAGGATGGAGACCCACTGGTGATAGTTGCTGACATGGACACGAATAATCAGGGTTTGTTGATGGAGGAGCAGGATTGGGGAGGAGGGGGAGCAGGAGGAGATGAAGCGGCTGTGGGGGTGGGCGTTGCGGAGGGAGGAGTGGAGAAGAAGGAGGCTGGGGATAGAGTGAACGGTGGTGCGGCAGGGACTGTGGCGGCAGCTACGGTGAAGATTGGGTATAGCAATCATTATGGGTATCATAATCCATATCATTCTCAGTTTAAGGTTAGTTTGTTAGTTAGTTAGTGctttttttgtgtatatatatatgtgaatgtgtttgtatttattgttaAGGGGGTTATGTGTTTTAACCCTTGGTTTGAAGACAATAATAAGAATGAATTGGATTGTAGAGTTTTTGTAAAACTTTTTATATGTTAATGAAATAAAAGTGTTACTCTTTCTTGTGTATCTGTTGATTTGAGTTGAACAtcttttgtttcatatttatGACTGATGTGGACTGAGATAGGGATGTCTAATCTGTGGCGGATGCAAAATGGATAAAAATGTAGGTGTAGTATCTTCTAATCGGAGCTTCTCGAAGCTAACTAGTCTCACCTTTCCGATGCGTGTTAACTGATTGTCCTTATTAACTTTTTGATGATGTTGCATCAGCTTTTTTAAAATGCTTTGGGGCTGCCGATctaaaagaaggaaaatagtTTAGGTGTGTGATAAGTGTAACCAAGTTATAAACTTGCACTTAGATAGCAGATTTGCCTAGCTGTTTGATGATGGTTTCACAAATGCAAGGAGATTTGCAATAGATGAGTGGATATGTGATGGTATTTAGATCACCTCAAATGTGTtcggtaataaaaaaattttaaatgtttactTTGTAATGGCCATCCCAAGCAATTTGTCTCATCTTCGATGTGAGCCATTTTTACAGTGTGGTAGTTTTTTTCACATACCGTGTGTTACAGTCAATAATTTTGCCCTTTAGGTACTTTAATGTTTTGTATTAAACAAACTTTGAGAGATGCAGCAGATCATAGGGAAAATAACGAGTATAATAAAGTTGATGATGTGCAGAAATGCTACTTAGAGCATCATTTTTGTGCCACTAATATCTCATGAAAAATTCTTAGGGTTTTGTTCACGCCATTATAACATTCATGTGAGTTAATCATTGTCTGTTGTGTATATTTACAGTAGTGATTTTTGGTGTTGTGCTTTAGAAGGGACATCTGAAGTCAGAGAAGCTTTTGTGGATGTTTGCTTCATTTGGTTTTTGACCAAGGACAAATTCAGATTTTGTACTTTTAGAATTAAAGCTTTTTCAGCCTATTGTACTCTACAGTACACACAATACTCACACAAGACTGTAGATGAATAACCTTTAGTGGCACGGTATTTATTTAAGTTCTAAAGAACTTTATTTAGTGCACACTGTAATATCAAAGTATATTGTACGCTTTATACAAGCATAAACAACAATCTGTTACTTATGGTATATCTTGCTTTATTTTTGAACagtataataaaatcattcacATACTTTTTTGCAGTGAAGCACATCAATCTCTCTGTTGTAGATGTATAATAACTTTGGCAGTCACCTTGGGCCAAATTTTCTCTGacaaaattgttttgaattcatAGATCATTCCTTAGCCCTGTCTGCTTAACCATGTGTCACATTATGATGAGATAACTATGACCCAAATATTCTACTTTATGCCTTTTTGGTGCCTGTCACCTTAAGTGATTGAACCTTCGAGCTTTTCAACCTGAGCACCTTATTACAGAATCTTAACCACGCATAGATAATTTTCAGCTTGTTGTTAGTTTGCAGCAACCTTCAGCAGTTTGTCTTCCAATTCATAGTTTTCTCTATATGTTGGCATGCTTATCTTTAGTGCTCTTTATGTTCTTTATAGTGTTATGTAGTATCATGcaatgttcaaatttttttttcttgaaagaaAATTCTTTCTTCCCTTCGATCTTTGGGTTTATGAGTGTTTTCGTTTAAGTGTTTACTagtgaaaagataaatttaatcaaattattatatttggcttTATGCCTCTTCTTGTTCTCTTGTTTTTCTTGCTAACCATGTGATTGATTTGTGCTGCATGCAGTATGTTAGACCAGGTGCTGCCCCAATACCTGGATCAACTGCTGTTGGTCCTGTTGGAGCCCCAGGTCAAGTTCGTCCTCTTGTCAACATGGGTCCAACTCCTGGTCGTGGTAGAGGGGACTGGCGACCAACTGGATTGAAAAATGCTATTCCCATGCAGAGAGGTTTTCCTGGAATGCCTGGTCCTGGTAACAATATGGCAGGACGTGGTTTCGGAGTTGGACTGGAATTCACACTTCCTTCTCAcaagtatatttttattagctATAAATTTTTGCTGAATCcttgattttgatattacattatGTTAGCTTTTTCTTGTTTCATCAGGCATGTTGTTCAAGTTCAGTAGACTGCTTGTTCATTTTGTATGgttcttttttattgaaaaaaccctaaatagTTTCTTGTTTCATCAAGAAATTGATTTTCACTCTGCGGCACACTTTTCATCTTTTActtagttgttatcctagtgaTTGTTACTCAGTTTTATGACTGATCATATTTATAGTTTCTCCTCTAATTAACTATCTATGAAGTCTAGTATCGATAGTGGTGTCATTTGAATGTTACATGAATTCAGTCTGATTTTGCTGCTGCAGTCTGAAAAAAGGAGCAAATTGCTTCTTGCAGGATGTTTAATGTCTTATTTTTAGTGCTTATGCCAAACATGGTTCAATACACGAGTATCATTGGTAAAATTATCCAATTCAATGTTTGCGTTGTCTCATTAAGGTGTTATgtcttctttgttatttttaggACTATATTTGATGTTGACATTGATGGTTTTGAAGAGAAACCATGGAAATACCCTGGTGTTGATGTATCAGACTTCTTCAATTTTGGTTTGACCGAGGAGAGCTGGAAGGATTATTGCAAACAGCTGGTAACTACTGACCTTTAATGATATCTTTTACTTGGTAAAACAAGACTAAGAAGGCCCTGTTTCAATAATTGTCAGGAACAACACCGCCTAGAGACTACCATGCAGAGCAAAATTCGTGTTTATGAAAGTGGAAGAACAGATCAGGTAATGAGGTGCATAGCATATGTGTCTCTGGCAGATTTGCAGTTGTTGTGTATGCCTCTCTTTCCCCTGCATGTGTACGATATATACAGAAAGAGACAGATAGATGATGTGACTTCTGAGTTTATACTTGAAGGAAAAGGAATATTATTAATTCTATTATGGTTTTCATTTTAGGAGTATGATCCAGATTTGCCCCCAGAATTAGCAGCAGCAACGGGTGTGTTAGATGTTGCAGCTGACAGTGCAAATGTTGGAAAATCAGATGTTGGACAAAGTGATTTAGCAAAAGGACATTCTCGTGTGCGACCTCCACTAGTATGCCTCAGCTTCTggttctattttttatttacatgttcctttttttttttttgtgatatatctgcttattgaatttatattttgtttctgaatgaatttcttgattttgtttttgcttaaaaatatttaaattaattctgTTAATGGAGATTTTTACATGTGTATTATTATTGGAGAGTTACAAACATGTTTTATGCCATAGATGGTAGTGTTTATATTCTACATCAGTAACCAGACTCAGTggttttatctattttcttccAGCCAACTGGGAGAGCAATACAGGTGGAAGGTGGTTATGGTGAACGCCTCCCCTCTATTGACACTCGTCCTCCTCGAATCCGTGATTCAGATGCAATCATTGAGGTTAGTTATCTATCTCCTGTTAAATTGCACTGATCTTGATCACTTCGAGTGAATGTATATATGCTGCATatgcaattttaaattaactgaAAGTGCTTGGATAAACAGATTATTTGCCAGGACTCTCTGGATGATGAGTCATCTGTAGGTAATGGCGACCGAGACAATGATCTTCCAAGAGAGGATCTTAGAGGAGGAAGCCATACAGCTGAAGATGAGATTGGACCAGTAGACAATGAATTCTTTGATGGTCCTCCAGAGGCTTTTGATAATAGAAAGAGGGAGCCAGTTGGACATAGGGCACCTTTTATGAATTCTGTTCAAGATAATATGCCTGAAGGAGATGGGACAGTGCCCTTCCCTCCTGAAGTATCACATCATTTTCATCCTGGTTCCAGGGGCCAGACTTCAAAGTACCCTGGTGAAAACGTTGGGACTTCTCATGAAGACAGGTATACAATAATCTTTGATGGATGTAATGTTCGTGTCCtatttattagtttgatttgtaCGGAACTTGTTTATGCTACAGGTGCTCTAGCAATAAGTGTCATAGTAGCAGTCTGTGTCAGTAAACATTACTGGGTTGATATTCGTCTACATTCAATTTTCTATTTCACTTGCACCATCTTGTATTTTAGTCTACAGGACAGTTTGtctatgaaatatttttttctggtCTTCAAAAGTTAAGGGGTAAACTTGGTTGAAGATATGTGATGAACATTGtgaaataattgattctttttttgttgtttgatttctatatttttttattatatatttatctaaatatgCTGTTGACTTAAACTTGTAAGCTTGCTCTGTACTTAATTAACACTTTTTAACTTGCTTTTGTTGAGTACAGGCGGATACAGGGAAGTGACAGATCTCATCTGAGTCCCAGTCGAAGCCCACAGAGTAAGAATTTCCATGATAATCAAGATGAAGACTCATTTGCAAGCTTGCAGGGTAAACATAGtccatcatcttctcctgtTTCGGCTAGTGGTGCTGTGGAATTGAGTGTTGAGAATAAAGATCATGTGCATGATGAGCTTCGGCCAGGTGATGGAAGCTCTGTGATGGATAAAGAGGACACAAATACGATAACCAAAAGTGATACCCGTAAAGATGGGAATTCACTTCGTacaatgaagaaacaaaaagtAGGCTCCCAAGTCGGGAAACCAGATCTAGAATTTGATGAGGAGGATTCGAGGGCTGCAAGAAGTAGTGAAAACAGTAAAGCAAGATCTGGCAGCAGCCGAGATTATAAGAAGGGTCGTGATGGTGTTGAGGAGGAAGTTATGCAAGATAGTCGTTCTACACGCATGGGTAGTGTGAAAAAGCACCTTGAGGAAAATGAACAGAGTTTCCGAAGAAAAGATCGTGAGGGGAGAAAAGACTTTGAAAGAAATCACATGGCTGCAAAGGGGAGGGAGGGTTCTTATCCTAATAGAGACTTGGATCCCAGCATGGTTCATCATGTGCATATGAAAACTGAGGGTTTTGATCGGCGAAAGGAGCGGGAAAATCCTGATGCAGTTTGGCAAAGGAGAGATGATGATCCTTGCAGcagaaaaaatagaactgaagaCTCAAGGAAGAGGGAGCGTGAACATGGTGATGACATGGGACCAAGGCATAGGGGTAAGGCTTGGGAAAGTGAGAGAAGCAATAGAGATGATCTGTATTCAAGAAAACAATTAGATAATGAAAGCTATAGGGTTCATCACGACAAGGATCCTAGTTCACGACACAGGGAAAGAGATGATAATTTGAAGGGTAGGAATGAAATGTTGGAAGATTATAGTAGCAAGAGAAGAAAAGATGATGACTATTTAAGGAGGGACTATACTGACAGAGATGAAATCTTGCATGGTCCACGAGATTCCACTAGTCGTCGAAAGCGAGAAAGAGATGATGTTTTGGAGATGCGGAAGAGAGATGACCAACAACGAATTAGAGAAAATTTCGATGACCACCATCCTGTTAGACTCAAAGATGAGGTGTGGTTGCAGAGAGAAAGGGGGGAGAGGCAGAGGGAGAAAGAAAGGGAGGAATGGCATAGGGTAAAACCTCATGAAGAAGTTCTACCAAAGAGCAAAAGAGAAGATGGACGAGGTACTGTAAGGACTGGGCGTAGTTCAGAAGACAAAGCACGGGCTGGTCATGTTAGAATGAAGGATGACTATAAGGGCTCTGATAAAGAGTACCAACTCAAAGACTCCACCCGTCAGAGTGAACTGAAGAGAAAGGAGCGAATAGGGGATGAAAGTTTTTCAAACCATCGAGGACGTGACGATAATTATGTGCGAGGAAATCAATTTAACAATGAGGAGAAAAAATCAAGGCAGGAAAGATCAGCTTCTCGTAGTGATCGTGCTGTTAATGCTTC
It contains:
- the LOC123200070 gene encoding trafficking protein particle complex subunit 5-like codes for the protein MIGVGKIKQYSNILDKPLSKGKQEVSLSAYAFLFSELVQYNQTQVDNIAELERRLEDAGYAVGARVLELLCHREKGNRRETRLLGILSFVHSTVWKVLFGKVADSLEKGTEHEDEYMISEKELLVNRFISIPKDMGTFNCGAFVAGIVRGVLDGAGFPAVVTAHFVPVEGQQRPRTTILIKFAEEVLRREARLG
- the LOC123200046 gene encoding FIP1[V]-like protein yields the protein MEDDDEFGDLYTDVLQKFSVPQTRGNSPVPAPSSSLPAPIDLNLKSDLNPYSSYPNSAPNDSSVARAQLKEVHAPARAGDVNVAGGGDELAENDVKFDIEEGTNGVGVLNDDVEVIPGLGSEVGVRAEKNESGKRNGDVAAGEEEDWDSDSEDDLQIVLNDENHRPMLIDEGAGDDDDDEDEDGDPLVIVADMDTNNQGLLMEEQDWGGGGAGGDEAAVGVGVAEGGVEKKEAGDRVNGGAAGTVAAATVKIGYSNHYGYHNPYHSQFKYVRPGAAPIPGSTAVGPVGAPGQVRPLVNMGPTPGRGRGDWRPTGLKNAIPMQRGFPGMPGPGNNMAGRGFGVGLEFTLPSHKTIFDVDIDGFEEKPWKYPGVDVSDFFNFGLTEESWKDYCKQLEQHRLETTMQSKIRVYESGRTDQEYDPDLPPELAAATGVLDVAADSANVGKSDVGQSDLAKGHSRVRPPLPTGRAIQVEGGYGERLPSIDTRPPRIRDSDAIIEIICQDSLDDESSVGNGDRDNDLPREDLRGGSHTAEDEIGPVDNEFFDGPPEAFDNRKREPVGHRAPFMNSVQDNMPEGDGTVPFPPEVSHHFHPGSRGQTSKYPGENVGTSHEDRRIQGSDRSHLSPSRSPQSKNFHDNQDEDSFASLQGKHSPSSSPVSASGAVELSVENKDHVHDELRPGDGSSVMDKEDTNTITKSDTRKDGNSLRTMKKQKVGSQVGKPDLEFDEEDSRAARSSENSKARSGSSRDYKKGRDGVEEEVMQDSRSTRMGSVKKHLEENEQSFRRKDREGRKDFERNHMAAKGREGSYPNRDLDPSMVHHVHMKTEGFDRRKERENPDAVWQRRDDDPCSRKNRTEDSRKREREHGDDMGPRHRGKAWESERSNRDDLYSRKQLDNESYRVHHDKDPSSRHRERDDNLKGRNEMLEDYSSKRRKDDDYLRRDYTDRDEILHGPRDSTSRRKRERDDVLEMRKRDDQQRIRENFDDHHPVRLKDEVWLQRERGERQREKEREEWHRVKPHEEVLPKSKREDGRGTVRTGRSSEDKARAGHVRMKDDYKGSDKEYQLKDSTRQSELKRKERIGDESFSNHRGRDDNYVRGNQFNNEEKKSRQERSASRSDRAVNASDNSRVTEKKHKENTRKSKESDGGDHNSSVASRRNQENQSGHSSEMGLKGGFKQGNAENEKTGHRNSSRKQKEDASSDDEQQDSRRGRSKLERWTSHKERDFSINNKSATSLKFNDIDGNKNGVSLEASKRMEDSATVIEPVNQQHSLADKKDVADPETKGVNSKPLDDRHLDTVEKLKKRSERFKLPMPSEKDAVAIKKMESEPLPSAKTETQTPADLEIKAERPARKRRWISN